The genomic interval AGATCCACCGTACTTCTGGACAACGAGGCTCATTCTACCACAACCTCGATACCCTTCTCCCGAGGGTGGACTCTACGAATCTCTACACGGACACCGCAAGAGGAGAAAATTTCTCCGATTTCCCTTTCTTCTCTTTCCTCAAGCGGTCGGAGGAGGAAAAGAAGAACGGTCGGTCCAGAGCCACTTATGGCCGCGTTACCAATTCCCCTCTCCTTCACGTAATCTTTGACCTCAAAGAACCCCACCACGTGCTTTCCACGGTAGGGCTCATGAATGCGGTCCTCAAGGGCACGGAGGAAACCTTCTGCGTCCTTCTCAAAGAGACTTCCCAGAAGGAAAGCAAGGTGTGAGAGGGAGAAGACCACATCGTCCCTTCCGTAAGAAGGAGGAAGAGCCCGACGCATGGCCTCAGTGCTCAAGGTGTAGTCCGGGATGAGAGCATAGAGGTACAGGGAAGAAATAAAGGGGAGTTTGCGGTACAAGGTGCTCTCTCCCTGCGCAAGGGCAATGGTAAAGCCCCCCACAAAGGCAGGAACAACGTTGTCGGGATGCCC from Candidatus Caldatribacterium sp. carries:
- the thrB gene encoding homoserine kinase is translated as MKLHIEAPATTANLACGFDVLGLALDLTYRVEVETLKERRFLLTHEGEGEGEVPENEENLFFRAVQRTWEHLGFQGSGLRVKAQNGIPIARGLGSSAACIAAGVTVANVLCGRKLGFEEMLKIAVTLEGHPDNVVPAFVGGFTIALAQGESTLYRKLPFISSLYLYALIPDYTLSTEAMRRALPPSYGRDDVVFSLSHLAFLLGSLFEKDAEGFLRALEDRIHEPYRGKHVVGFFEVKDYVKERGIGNAAISGSGPTVLLFLLRPLEEREEREIGEIFSSCGVRVEIRRVHPREKGIEVVVE